Proteins from one Hemicordylus capensis ecotype Gifberg chromosome 7, rHemCap1.1.pri, whole genome shotgun sequence genomic window:
- the LOC128333263 gene encoding transmembrane protein 229B-like: protein MGSSTTPLSPLCRWYIYAIHGYFTEVMFTAAWDFMEDQDWRFRGVTSVWAFFIYGTCGFILERIYLQQREKWCLLTRCLVYTLCIYLWEFSTGSVLRLFGACPWDYSGFRYHLLGLVTLEYGLFWFVGSLLLEKLVICNALRLRLEEAAWKPEDNLFPRFALKDD from the coding sequence ATGGGGAGCAGCACGACGCCCCTGAGTCCCCTGTGCCGGTGGTACATCTACGCCATCCACGGCTACTTCACAGAGGTGATGTTCACGGCCGCCTGGGACTTCATGGAGGACCAGGACTGGAGGTTCCGGGGGGTGACCAGCGTGTGGGCATTCTTCATCTACGGGACGTGCGGCTTCATCCTGGAACGCATCTACCTCCAGCAGAGGGAGAAGTGGTGCCTCCTGACCCGCTGCCTGGTCTACACCCTCTGCATTTACCTCTGGGAGTTCTCCACAGGCTCTGTCCTCCGCCTCTTTGGCGCCTGCCCCTGGGACTACAGCGGGTTCCGCTACCACCTCCTGGGCCTGGTCACCCTGGAGTACGGCCTCTTCTGGTTCGTGGGCTCCCTTCTGCTGGAGAAGCTGGTCATCTGCAACGCACTCCGGCTCCGGCTGGAGGAGGCGGCCTGGAAGCCTGAGGACAACCTCTTCCCGAGGTTTGCACTTAAAGACGACTGA